The genomic stretch CGCCCGTGCCGCAGGCAAAGAGCACCGTCTTTATCTTGCTCATGTTTCTCGCTCCATTTAACCGAATACGGCTTTCGCTTCGTCCAGGGTGGTCGCGGCGGTCAGCCGCTCGACTTTGCCGGCGTCCTGAATCGTGGCGATGATCGCCTGCAGCGTTTCGATCTGCTGGTCTTTGTTGTTGATGGCGAGCAGGAACACAATGCGTACCGGCACGTTCTCGTCGGGGTCTTCCATGTTCGCGAACACCACCGGCGATCGCAGCGTGGCAATGGCCACACCCGCGCGCAGCACATGATGCGGGTCCGTATGCGGCACGGCCACATGGTGCTCGCCTTCGAGCATGAGGCCGGTGGGCAGCTCGCGCTCGCGCGCCACGGTGGCGTCGGCGTAACTCGGTTTCACGTAGCCGCGCGCTTCGAGCTTCGCGGCCAGCAGGCGGATGACGTCCTCGCTGGTGCGGGCGTCACTTTGCAGAACGATCACATCGGGGTCGATAAACGCGCCCAGTTGCGTGGCCATCGGGTCTCCTCCTCGGGGGTGGCCGTGCGAGCACGACCTTTACGAGCCAACCTCGATCGTACCCTGTTCCACCTCGTCCGCGCCCGCAGCATGCTCCCAGCCCGGCGAGTTGCGCCGGTAGATCGCGAACGCCGCCGCAATGACGATGAACAGCAGCACGATGCCGCCCACGCCCAGCCATTGAATCGCCGTGATGATCACATACGGCACCCACAGGAAGCCGTCCACGACCGAGGTGATCTGCAGCGCGTCCTTCGGCAGCTTGAAACCGGAAGCCACGGCCGCGTGCGTGAACAGCGGCGCCAGTGCGTTCGCCACGTAGAAACCGATGGCGAGCGTGACCGTGCCGATCACGACCATGCGGAACACGTTGCCTTTGACGAGCGGCGCGGTCATGGCGACGATGAACGGGATCACGGCGAGATCGGCGAACAGGATCACGCGATTTCCCGGCAGCACCACCGACAAAATAATGGCGATGGGCACGAGAATCAGCGAGGACGAGATCGCCGAGGGATGACCGATCAGAATGGCCGAGTCGAGACCGACCAGCAATTCGCGGTCGCCGGTGCGCTTGCGCACGAACTCCTGCGCGGCGTCGGACACGGGCAAGAGACCTTCCATCAGCACCTTCACCATGCGCGGCAACAACAGCATGACGGCGGCCAGCGTCATGCCGGTGCTGAGGATCTTCGCCAGCACCACGTCGAGCGAGCCCGCGTTGTAAAACGCGATCACGCCCAGCACGAGGCCGAGCACGAGACCCAGCACCACCGGCTCGCCGAATACACCGAAGCGGCGTTCGATGGTTTCCGTGTTGATGTTGATCTTGTTGATGCCGGGAATGCGGTCGAGCACCCAGTTGAGGATGATGGCGATAGGCAGGATCTGCGCGGAGGCCAGGTGCGGCACCGAGACGCCCGGCACGTCGTAGAACTGCTGCACGGCACGCGCGGACCAGTCGGCGAACAGCAGCGAGAGCGCGGCCACGGCGGCGGCCACGGCAATGCCATAGGCGAGGTTGTCGGTGGCCGCGACCACCAGCGACCCCACGAAGGCGAAGTGCCAGAAGTTCCACACGTCCACGTTCAACGTGCGCGTCCAGCGCAACAGCAGCAGCGCGATATTCACGGCAATCGCCACGGGAATCACCCACAACCCGACCGAGGAACCGAACGCGATGGCGGCAGCCGAAGGCCAGCCCACGTCGAGAATATCGCGGCGAATACCGGTATTCGTGACGATGGCCTGCGCGACCTGGCCGATCGAGGTGAACATCAAACCCAGCACGAGATTGATACCGATGAACGCCACCCCGATCGTGACCGCCGCGCGAAATGCCTTGCCGGCTTTCGCGCCCAATACCAGCGCGATCACGAAAATCACGATGGGCAGCAATACCGTGGGACCTAATGCGTCGATTGCGGCTTTTATCTGCGTGAGAATGACGTCCATAATCTCCTCCAGATTTTTCTTGATTAATGACGCAAAGACTATCTGAATTTCGACGACAGCGTGACTTCCCGTGGCGCGGCGGTTAAGCGTCGATCGAGCTTACGCGCGCACACGACTCCGGCGTTCGTCGCGCAACGAGAACGCCTGGTACTCCGTAGTAATGGTGTTGCCTTGTCCAGCGCGTGGCAGCGTGACGGCACCCGTCACCGCGAATGAGACCTTCGCGCCGCTCGACCTGCACATTTGTATTTCACGATATCACTTCGTACAGTCGATACACAAGCATTCAGCATCGTGAAAGCCTTGGACCAGGGTCAGTCCTGATGCGCGGAACGGCGGCGAACGTTGCCGCCTCGCCGCCGCCCCGCTGCGACCTCGCCGCTCAGCCTGCCAGTCCTTCGACGATCGAGATCTGTGCGACGCAATGGCCGTCGCGCTTACTCTTCGCTTCCTGATACTCGGGCGAGCGATAGCACGCGAGCGCCGTCTCCATGTCCTTGAACTGGATCACCACGTGACGCGCGAACGGCTCGCCTTCGAGCACTTCGGAAGCGCCGCCGCGGGCGAGAAACACGGCGTCGTACTTCTTGAACGCCAGCGGGGCGATGTCGGTGTAGCCCTTGTATTGCTCGGGGTCCAGCACGTTGACATGAGCGATCCAGTACGCAGCCATTTCTTTTCCTCTCCGTTTTCAAAATCGATTGGCAAATCGCCGCGATGTCGTGCCGCAAATCGTCTTCCGGCGCGACATCGGCAGGCGATCTTCTACCACTTTTTGCGACCGCCCGACCCATTCGCGCGCAGCGCGCAACCGTGCCGAAATTGCGCAAACCCTTTCCCAGCTTGGGTTTGCCGGATCGATAGGGTTAACACGCATGGTACGTCATCATATGGCATACCAAAATGCGACACATCATCAACGGACTCCAGAACCTTGCTATGAGCCTGATTCGCAAATCCATTCTCCACGTCGAAAACGTCTTCGTGGACGGCGCCAAAGCTGCCGCGAAGCCGCTGAAGTTGATCGGCGCGGCGGCCATCATCAAGAACCCGTGGGCGGGCCGCGGCTATGTGGAAGACCTCTCGCCGGCCATCCGCGAACTGGCGCCGCAATTGAGCGAGCACCTCACGAAGCTGATCCTCGACGAAGCGGGTTCGGGCGAAGCGGTCGAGGCATTCGGCAAGAGCGCCATCGTCGGCCTCGACGGCGAACTGGAACACGCGTCGGCGCTCATCCACACGCTGCACTTCGGCAACACCTACCGCTCGGCCGTGGGCGCCAAGTCGTATCTCGCGTTCAACAACACGCGCGGCCCGGCGAATGCGCCGCTGCTGATTCCGATGATGGACAAGAACGACGAAGGCCGCCGCTCGCACTACTTGACGCTGCAGTTCGCGATCGCCGACGCACCGGCCGCCGACGAAATCGTCATCGCCATCGGCGGCGCCACGGGCGGCCGTCCGCATCACCGCATCGGCGATCGTTACAAAGACCTTGCAGAACTCGGAAATGACCTCAACAACCCTGCCGCTGTCAAATAATCGCGTTGCGCATTACGTCGAGCAGGGCCACGGCGAACCGCTGGTCCTGATTCACGGCGTGGGCATGCAGGCGGGCGCGTGGTATCCGCAAATGAGCGAGCTATCGCGCGACTTTCGCGTGATCGCCGTCGACATGCCGGGCCACGGCGCGAGCACGGCGCTCGATGCGAACGCCGGCCTGCAGCAGTTCGTGGCGTGGGCGATCGAGTTCATCGAGGCGCTGAACGCCGGTCCCGTGAATCTCGCGGGGCACTCGATGGGCTCGCTGATCGCGGCGGGCGTCGCGGTCACGCGGCCCGATCTGGTCAAGCGTGTGGCCGTGCTCAACGGCGTGTATCGTCGTACCGGAGAAGCGCGCGACGCCGTGCTGCAACGCGCCGCCGAGCTGCGTTCCGGCACCATCGACATCGAAACGCCGCTCAAGCGCTGGTTCAACGCCGAAGAAGCGCAGCAGGTCGCGGCGCAGCGCGTGGAAGCGTGGCTGAAGTCCGTCGATCTCGCCGGATACGCCACCGCGTACACGGCCTTCGCGCGCGGCGACGAAGTCTATGCCGACGGCTGGCACAGCATTGCCTGCCCCGCGCTCGTGCTCACCGGCTCGGACGACCCGAACTCGACGCCCGAGATGGCGCGGCAAATGGCCGAAGCCGCGCACCAGGGCCGCGCCGTGGTGATCGACAACGAGCGCCACATGGTGAACCTGACCGCGCCCGAAGCCGTCAACCGCGCGCTGCGCGCGTGGCTCGACACCGAGCCGCTGGCCGAAACCCTCAAGTCGGAAGTGTGAGATGAGCCAAACCACGAGCGAAACCACGAGCCAGGTCGTCAACCCGGCAACGAGCCTCGACATCGCGAAGCAGAAAGCGCGCGAACTGCGCGACGCGTTCGGCGCGTTCATGACGGGCGTGACGATCGTGACCACCGCGAGCGACGACGGCAAGCCGCTCGGCTTCACCGCGAATTCGTTTTCCTCGGTGTCGCTGGACCCGGCCCTGCTGCTGGTGAGCATTGCGAAAACCTCGAGCAACTACGCGACGTTTTCCAATACGGGTCACTTCGCCATCAACATCCTCGCGGAAAACCAGAAGGATTTGTCGAATACCTTCGCGCGACCGAGCGAGGACCGCTTCGCGAACGTGAACTGGCAACTGAGCGAGCACCGCAATCCGCTGCTCGGCGAGGTGAGCGCGTGGTTCGACTGCACCACGCACGCGGTGATCGACGCGGGCGACCATGCGCTGCTCGTCGGCAAGGTCGAGGCGTTTCACTCCGCGGGCTTTGCCGGTCTCGGCTACTACCGCGGCGGCTATTTCACGCCCGCGAAGGTCTCGGCCGAAGTGATCGCCGGACCGAAGGTGATCGTGAGCGCGATCATCGCGCGCGACGACAAAGTGCTGCTCACGCGCACCGCCGACAACAAATGGAGCCTGCCTTCGAAGGAGATCGGCAAGGAAGGCGCGGATAAAGCGCTGGCCGAACTCTTCGCGAAGTACCAGCCGGATGCCTCGGCGAGCTTCATCTACTCGGCGTACAACAATACCGAAACCCACTACCAGTACATCTCGTTCCTCTGCAGCGCGCCCGACGAGGCCGCCGTGGCAGGCGAATTCGTGAGCCTCGAAGGTATCGAAGCGAGCGAGTTCCAGGACGGCGCCCTTGCGAGCATGCTGCAACGCTACCGCAAGGAAAGCCAGTTGAAGAGCTACGGCATGTACTACGGCGACCACAGCAACGGCACGGTTCGCCCGCTTCTTTCCTAAAGGTTATCCCATGCGTTTTTCGCTTTTCGTACATATGGAGCGCGTCGACGAGTCGGCGACCCAAAAGCAGCTCTACGACGAGATGGTCGAACTGTGCCAGATAGCGGACCGCGGCGGTATGCACGCCGTCTGGACCGGCGAGCATCACGGCATGAACTTCACGATCGCGCCGAATCCGTTCCTCAATCTCGCGGATCTCGCGAACAAGACGAAGAACGTGCGACTCGGCACGGGCACGGTGATCGCGCCGTTCTGGCACCCGATCAAGCTCGCGGGCGAAGCGGCGATGACCGACATCATCACCAACGGCCGTCTCGATCTGGGCATCGCGCGCGGCGCCTATTCGTTCGAGTACGAGCGGCTGATGCCGGGCCTCGACGCATGGGGCGCGGGCCAGCGCATGCGCGAACTCATTCCCGCCGTGAAGAAGCTCTGGGAAGGCGACTACGCGCACGAAGGCGAGTTCTGGAAGTTCCCCTCCACCACCTCCTCGCCGAAGCCGCTCCAGCAGCCGCATCCGCCGATCTGGGTGGCCGCGCGCGATCCGAACAGCCACGAATTCGCCGTCTCGAACGGCTGCAACGTGCAGGTCACGCCGCTGCATCTGGGCGACGAAGAAGTGGAAAAGCTCGTTGGCCATTTCAACGCCGCGTGCGAGAAGTTCAGCGAGATGCCGCGCCCCGAGATCATGCTGCTGCGCCACACCTACGTGGCGAGCAACGAAGACGACGCGCAAGTGGCCGCCGACGAAGTGAACACGTTCTACAACTACTTCGGCGCATGGTTCAAGAACGAGCGTCCGGTCAGCCAGGGCATGATCAAGACGCTGACGAAGGAAGAAATGGCCGCGCACCCGTTCTACACGCCGGAAGCGATGCGCAAGAACAACGTGATCGGCACGCCGGAAGAAGTGATCGCGCGCCTGAAGGCGTACGAGTCGCTCGGCTTCGACGAGTACTCGTTCTGGATCGACACCGGCATGAGCTTCGAGCGCAAGAAGGCATCGCTCGAACGCATGATCAACGACGTGATGCCTGCGTTTCAGTGAGGGCGTGAATCCATGAGCTTTCAGTTTCAGCTGTATATCGACGGCCAGTTCGAAGCGGGCGCCGCGAGCTACGGCAGCGTCAATCCGGCCACCGGCGAAGTGTGGGCGCAGATGCCCGAGGCGCGCACCGGGGAAGTCAACCGCGCGGTGCAGGCCGCGCATCGCGCCTTGAGCGACGCCGCGTGGGCCAACCTCACGGCATCGGCACGGGGCAAGCTGCTGTACAAGCTCGCCGATCTCGTCGAAAAGGCTGCGCCGCGACTCGCTGAAATTGAAACCAACGATACCGGCAAGATCATTCGCGAGACGTCGAGCCAGATCGCCTATGTGGCGGAGTACTACCGCTACTACGCCGGTATCGCCGACAAGATCGAAGGCAGCCACATTCCCGTCGACAAACCCGACATGCAGGTGTGGCTCGATCGTCAGCCCGTGGGTGTGGTGGCCGCGATCGTGCCGTGGAACAGCCAGCTGTTCCTCTCGGCCGTGAAGCTCGGCCCGGCACTCGCGGCCGGCTGCACGGTGGTGCTCAAGGCTTCTGAAGAAGCGCCGGGCCCGCTGCTCGAATTCGCCAAACTCGTGCATGAAGCGGGCTTCCCGCCCGGCGTGGTCAACGTGGTGACGGGTTTTGGCGCGCAGTGCGGCGCGGTGCTCAGCAGCCATCCGCTCGTCGACAAGGTCGCCTTCACGGGCGGCCCCGAAACGGCGAAGCATATCGTCGCCAATACGGCCAACAATCTCGCCAAGGTTTCGCTCGAACTGGGCGGCAAGTCGCCGTTCATCGTGTTCGCCGACACCGACATCCAGAGCGCGGTGAACGCGCAGGTGGCGGCAATCTTCGCGGCGAGCGGCCAGAGCTGCGTGGCCGGTTCGCGCCTGTTGATCGAGGCTTCGGTGAAGGACGCGTTCCTCGCCATGCTGGTGGAACGCGTCGGGCGCATTCGCGTGGGTTCGCCCAACGAGATGACGACGGAATACGGCCCGCTGTGCACCGAAAAGCAGTTGCGCAAGATCGAAGCGGTGGTCGCGAGTTCGGTGCGCCAGGGCGCGAAAGTGCTCGCGGGCGGCGAGGCGATCGACCGCGCGGGCTACTACTATGCGCCGACCATTCTCGATTGCACCGGCGTGCCCAACGCCGACAGCATCACGACCGAACTGTTCGGCCCGGTGCTTTCAGTGGACACGTTCACGACCGAGCAGGAAGCCATCGAAAAGGCCAACAGCACGGTCTACGGTCTCGCGGCCGGCATCTTCACGACCAACCTCACGCGCGCGCACCGCGTGTCGAAGCGGGTGCGTTCGGGCATCGTCTGGATCAACACGTATCGCGCCGTTTCGCCGCTCGTGCCGTTCGGCGGCTTCGGTTTGTCGGGTCACGGCCGCGAAGGCGGTTTTGCCGCCGCGCTCGAATACACCACGACGAAGTCGGTGTGGCTGCGCACCTCGGACGACCCGATCAGCGACCCGTTCGTGATGCGCTAGGCCAACGCGGTTTCAGCCGTATCGACTCAATAGCCGTAACCGTTGCATCGCGCCGCGCTCGTGGCGCCATGCAACGCGGTAATAAAGATGGAGACATGATGACCCAGCCGGCGAACGATAACAGCGTTCTGACCATCGAAAGCAATTCGATCGACTATGTCGCACCGGAAAACCGGCACGGCAAACCGGTCGATCTCT from Paraburkholderia acidisoli encodes the following:
- a CDS encoding PTS sugar transporter subunit IIA gives rise to the protein MATQLGAFIDPDVIVLQSDARTSEDVIRLLAAKLEARGYVKPSYADATVARERELPTGLMLEGEHHVAVPHTDPHHVLRAGVAIATLRSPVVFANMEDPDENVPVRIVFLLAINNKDQQIETLQAIIATIQDAGKVERLTAATTLDEAKAVFG
- a CDS encoding PTS galactitol transporter subunit IIC; its protein translation is MDVILTQIKAAIDALGPTVLLPIVIFVIALVLGAKAGKAFRAAVTIGVAFIGINLVLGLMFTSIGQVAQAIVTNTGIRRDILDVGWPSAAAIAFGSSVGLWVIPVAIAVNIALLLLRWTRTLNVDVWNFWHFAFVGSLVVAATDNLAYGIAVAAAVAALSLLFADWSARAVQQFYDVPGVSVPHLASAQILPIAIILNWVLDRIPGINKININTETIERRFGVFGEPVVLGLVLGLVLGVIAFYNAGSLDVVLAKILSTGMTLAAVMLLLPRMVKVLMEGLLPVSDAAQEFVRKRTGDRELLVGLDSAILIGHPSAISSSLILVPIAIILSVVLPGNRVILFADLAVIPFIVAMTAPLVKGNVFRMVVIGTVTLAIGFYVANALAPLFTHAAVASGFKLPKDALQITSVVDGFLWVPYVIITAIQWLGVGGIVLLFIVIAAAFAIYRRNSPGWEHAAGADEVEQGTIEVGS
- a CDS encoding DUF1330 domain-containing protein, yielding MAAYWIAHVNVLDPEQYKGYTDIAPLAFKKYDAVFLARGGASEVLEGEPFARHVVIQFKDMETALACYRSPEYQEAKSKRDGHCVAQISIVEGLAG
- a CDS encoding amino acid synthesis family protein, producing the protein MSLIRKSILHVENVFVDGAKAAAKPLKLIGAAAIIKNPWAGRGYVEDLSPAIRELAPQLSEHLTKLILDEAGSGEAVEAFGKSAIVGLDGELEHASALIHTLHFGNTYRSAVGAKSYLAFNNTRGPANAPLLIPMMDKNDEGRRSHYLTLQFAIADAPAADEIVIAIGGATGGRPHHRIGDRYKDLAELGNDLNNPAAVK
- a CDS encoding alpha/beta fold hydrolase; this translates as MTSTTLPLSNNRVAHYVEQGHGEPLVLIHGVGMQAGAWYPQMSELSRDFRVIAVDMPGHGASTALDANAGLQQFVAWAIEFIEALNAGPVNLAGHSMGSLIAAGVAVTRPDLVKRVAVLNGVYRRTGEARDAVLQRAAELRSGTIDIETPLKRWFNAEEAQQVAAQRVEAWLKSVDLAGYATAYTAFARGDEVYADGWHSIACPALVLTGSDDPNSTPEMARQMAEAAHQGRAVVIDNERHMVNLTAPEAVNRALRAWLDTEPLAETLKSEV
- a CDS encoding flavin reductase; its protein translation is MSQTTSETTSQVVNPATSLDIAKQKARELRDAFGAFMTGVTIVTTASDDGKPLGFTANSFSSVSLDPALLLVSIAKTSSNYATFSNTGHFAINILAENQKDLSNTFARPSEDRFANVNWQLSEHRNPLLGEVSAWFDCTTHAVIDAGDHALLVGKVEAFHSAGFAGLGYYRGGYFTPAKVSAEVIAGPKVIVSAIIARDDKVLLTRTADNKWSLPSKEIGKEGADKALAELFAKYQPDASASFIYSAYNNTETHYQYISFLCSAPDEAAVAGEFVSLEGIEASEFQDGALASMLQRYRKESQLKSYGMYYGDHSNGTVRPLLS
- a CDS encoding LLM class flavin-dependent oxidoreductase, producing the protein MRFSLFVHMERVDESATQKQLYDEMVELCQIADRGGMHAVWTGEHHGMNFTIAPNPFLNLADLANKTKNVRLGTGTVIAPFWHPIKLAGEAAMTDIITNGRLDLGIARGAYSFEYERLMPGLDAWGAGQRMRELIPAVKKLWEGDYAHEGEFWKFPSTTSSPKPLQQPHPPIWVAARDPNSHEFAVSNGCNVQVTPLHLGDEEVEKLVGHFNAACEKFSEMPRPEIMLLRHTYVASNEDDAQVAADEVNTFYNYFGAWFKNERPVSQGMIKTLTKEEMAAHPFYTPEAMRKNNVIGTPEEVIARLKAYESLGFDEYSFWIDTGMSFERKKASLERMINDVMPAFQ
- a CDS encoding aldehyde dehydrogenase: MSFQFQLYIDGQFEAGAASYGSVNPATGEVWAQMPEARTGEVNRAVQAAHRALSDAAWANLTASARGKLLYKLADLVEKAAPRLAEIETNDTGKIIRETSSQIAYVAEYYRYYAGIADKIEGSHIPVDKPDMQVWLDRQPVGVVAAIVPWNSQLFLSAVKLGPALAAGCTVVLKASEEAPGPLLEFAKLVHEAGFPPGVVNVVTGFGAQCGAVLSSHPLVDKVAFTGGPETAKHIVANTANNLAKVSLELGGKSPFIVFADTDIQSAVNAQVAAIFAASGQSCVAGSRLLIEASVKDAFLAMLVERVGRIRVGSPNEMTTEYGPLCTEKQLRKIEAVVASSVRQGAKVLAGGEAIDRAGYYYAPTILDCTGVPNADSITTELFGPVLSVDTFTTEQEAIEKANSTVYGLAAGIFTTNLTRAHRVSKRVRSGIVWINTYRAVSPLVPFGGFGLSGHGREGGFAAALEYTTTKSVWLRTSDDPISDPFVMR